CTTCGCCAGCGTCCTGACGATGTCGAGCGCGATGACGTTGCCCGATCCTTCCCAGATCGCGTTGAGCGGCGCCTCGCGATAATAGCGGGCGAGGGGGGCTTCCTCGACATAGCCCGCCCCGCCTAGGCATTCCATGCACTCATAGACGAAATTGGCGCAGCGCTTGGTCAGCCAGTATTTGGCGAGCGCGACGGCGAGCCGGGCAAAGGCGCGCTCGCTTTCGTCGGCGCCGTCGAACGCGCGGGCGATGCGCATCACCAGCGCGGCGGCGGCTTCATATTCGACTGCGAGATCCGCGATCACCGATGCCATCGCCGCCTGATCGATCAGCGTCTTCTGAAACACCCGGCGATGGCGGACATGATGCACCGCCTCGGCAAGCGCGCGGCGCATGATGCCGAGCGTGCCCGATATGGTGCCCAGCCGCGTATGATGGACCATCTCGATGATCGTCCGCACCCCGCGGCCCGGTTCACCGATGCCCCAGGCGAAGGCGCCATGATATTCGATCTCGCTGGACGCGTTGGACTTGTTGCCGAGCTTGTCCTTCAGCCGCATCACATGGATGGCGTTGCGCTCGCCGTCCGGCGTGATCCGTGGCACGAGGAAGCAGGAGAGTTGATCCCCCACATAGGCGAGGGTGAGAAACCCGTCGCTCATCGGCGCCGAGCAGAACCATTTATGCCCTGTCAGCCGCCAGCCTTCACCATCCCGCTCCGCGCGCGTCGTATTGGCGCGCACGTCGCTGCCGCCCTGTTTCTCGGTCATCGCCATGCCGAGCGTGATGCCGGACTTCTCGGCGATCGGGCGGAGCGGCGCATCATAGGTGCCGCCGATCAGCGTATCGAGCCAGGGCTGCGTTACCGCTGGC
This genomic interval from Sphingosinithalassobacter tenebrarum contains the following:
- a CDS encoding acyl-CoA dehydrogenase family protein, producing the protein MPRFAPATRLETHEVTNQPPEFAGRDLYATDTALREAVRREGGDWLDAPLSALGATCGSEEMLELGDTANREPPELLRFDRYGRQVDEIRFHPAYHRLMDVATAHGIHDIAWRAKQPGGHVGHASMLAVFTQAEAGVMCPINMTYASVPALRHQPAVTQPWLDTLIGGTYDAPLRPIAEKSGITLGMAMTEKQGGSDVRANTTRAERDGEGWRLTGHKWFCSAPMSDGFLTLAYVGDQLSCFLVPRITPDGERNAIHVMRLKDKLGNKSNASSEIEYHGAFAWGIGEPGRGVRTIIEMVHHTRLGTISGTLGIMRRALAEAVHHVRHRRVFQKTLIDQAAMASVIADLAVEYEAAAALVMRIARAFDGADESERAFARLAVALAKYWLTKRCANFVYECMECLGGAGYVEEAPLARYYREAPLNAIWEGSGNVIALDIVRTLAKEPAAAQALFAELEAAGGADTRFDAEVAAMQDRLTKGLPAEHEARFVAERLALLLQASLLLRHAPHAVSGAFVATRIGGESGRSFGTLPGGADLAAIIARQ